The following are from one region of the Nicotiana tomentosiformis chromosome 7, ASM39032v3, whole genome shotgun sequence genome:
- the LOC104121590 gene encoding protein trichome birefringence-like 43, producing the protein MHYMNKHNHAFQFKNSFNAFHLHLYIAHIQKRTRSFLMAVCYSVSAIAIVSTFLTIFSLSLFLNSKTKIFNKDISILGTNGCDIYKGSWVFDDSYPLYNSSTCPFIEESWDCQKNGRPDKDYLKYRWQPYGCNLPRFNGTEFLLKYKGKRIMFVGDSLGQNQWHSLACLLHASQPQAKYIMDKIGRHYTFTIPDYNIWLLFLGNPLIVDIITEKGSRVLKIDSISSENVWKQMDVLVFNTWHWWNRTGINKQTWNSIQDGNTTYKDMNRLELYKKALNTWAKWADSNLNSTKTRVFFQGVSPDHEKCEGKTRPVQSPGNLFPGEIEVENVLKTMSKLYVRLINITRLSQYRADGHQSIYSYKMDCLHWCLPGVPDAWNQLLYHHLVS; encoded by the exons ATGCATTATATGAACAAACACAATCATGCATTCCAATTCAAAAATTCATTTAATGCATTTCATCTTCACCTATATATTGCACACATACAGAAGAGAACTCGAAGTTTTCTGATGGCCGTTTGTTATTCTGTATCTGCCATTGCCATTGTATCAACTTTTTTAACCATCTTTTCACTTTCCCTTTTCTTGAATTCGAAAACCAAGATCTTCAATAAAGATATAAGCATATTAGGAACAAACGGATGCGATATTTACAAAGGAAGTTGGGTTTTTGATGATTCATATCCACTCTATAATTCATCAACTTGTCCCTTTATTGAGGAATCATGGGATTGCCAAAAGAATGGACGCCCTGATAAAGATTACCTAAAATATAGATGGCAGCCCTATGGATGTAATTTGCCAAG ATTTAATGGAACAGAATTCTTGTTAAAATACAAAGGAAAGCGCATCATGTTTGTTGGAGATTCACTTGGTCAAAATCAATGGCATTCACTTGCGTGCCTGCTTCATGCATCACAACCACAAGCCAAGTATATTATGGATAAAATTGGAAGGCATTATACATTCACCATCCCG GATTACAATATTTGGTTATTGTTTCTTGGGAATCCTCTCATTGTTGACATTATCACGGAAAAGGGCTCAAGAGTACTGAAGATTGATTCAATCAGTTCGGAAAATGTCTGGAAACAAATGGATGTTTTGGTGTTTAATACATGGCATTGGTGGAATCGCACAGGGATTAATAAACAAAC TTGGAATAGCATTCAAGATGGGAATACTACGTACAAAGATATGAACAGATTAGAACTTTACAAAAAAGCACTAAATACATGGGCAAAATGGGCTGATTCTAATCTTAACTCCACAAAAACAAGAGTCTTCTTTCAAGGAGTTTCTCCTGACCATGAGAA ATGTGAAGGAAAAACAAGACCAGTGCAAAGTCCAGGAAATTTGTTTCCAGGAGAAATAGAAGTAGAGAATGTTCTGAAAACAATGTCAAAGTTATATGTTCGCTTGATCAACATAACGAGATTGTCACAATATAGAGCAGACGGTCACCAATCCATCTATAGCTATAAAATGGACTGCTTGCACTGGTGTCTACCTGGGGTCCCTGATGCTTGGAATCAACTCCTTTACCACCACCTTGTTTCATAG